The DNA region TTCTTTCAGGTTGccctggatcctgtgggggctggaccccggcccCTGTCGATAGATCTAGCACGGCAACCGTGTAGAGCCTGGGCTTCCATACACAGCTTCCTTTCCTGTGATTACAGCCTGCTGGCCTCACTCGTTTCCTTTTGTAAAGACCAGTGGATTGATGTCCTCCACAAGCAACGTACGCAAAGGGTGTGCTATGCGAAGGGAATGAGCCGTCTTACTAGTTCAAAGGCAACACTCAAGaccacggcttccctggtgaactTGCTGAAGACAAACCAAGCTACTCACGTTGTCCTGCTGGGCGTTCATGGCCATGTCCTCTTCCTTCAGTTTCATCATTATATCCATATCCCTCTCGTAGTTTTTCACTTCAGTCAAGGTTCTAGGAATGTAAGCTCGCTTGAACACCTAACAGACGCAGAAGAACAGTGAAATGGAGACTGAGTCACGGCGCCCCACACGCACTGAGCCTGCCCGTGCCCTCAGTCATGCGCACTGAGCCTGCTGGTGCCCTCAGTCACAGAGCAGGTCATCACCACCGCCACACCCCCTGTGCGCAGTCTCAGCCAGGCTGTCTGCACACTTGGTGCggcctgtgctgtgtgctgggccACAGGAGATTGTGACTAACGATAAAACACAGAGTAATAAATGGTTACCCTTGGAATAACACTTCTTTCCCTTCTGTATTCCAGAAAGTGGCATTTCTGAGTGGGAGAGAAAGGAGCTGCTGTGAGCAAGTGCTGCCAGGCTACGAATAACAGAAGAAGAGGTCTTCCGTGGGAACACTGTCTGCCCTGCGCTACAGCTGGAAGTACGGGCTGCGCCATACTCACCCATCACACCAAGAGCtctgagaattattttttttaaaaagcctctgatgGATCACTTTCACAAAAAACATACTGACTCCCAACATCTTACAAAAAGTCTTCCTTTTTaccaaacataaatatataaaatctacAACATTACGGTAATCAACATTTAGATCACTTAAAAATTCACATTAACAACAGAAACACACTTGCAGACTTATGGTctgagaacaaacttatggttactggggggaaagatggggagaaggatggggggaagggataattagggagtttggggtggacacacacactgctgtatttaaaacggggtcaccaacaaggacctcctgtatagcacagggatctctgctcagtgtggcagcctggatgggacgggagtctgggggagaatgggtatgtgtatatgtgtggctgagtccttcgctgctcacctgaaactattacagcaCTGTTTGTTAATTGACCAtgccctaatacaaaataaaaagttttaaaaaaattcaccgTAGCAAACTAAAATTGGCTTTTCCTTCTCGAATCACATCCTCCAGTGGGTTCTGTAAAAATATTCTCCATGCAGGACTAGGGGCAAACAGGCCAGGAATGGAAGGATATAATGGGATATAAGCTACACAACTTGGGTCAATTTAATCATGTAACATGTTACATCTCAAGGAAACATCATCATCATTTAAAATGCTGCATATCTAATAAAACCAAGATCATGCCCCagcaatatatgaaaaaaaagacCTCAAGACACAAGTGTCTCCGAGGCTGTAACAGAGAATCAATCTTACCTCTTCATCCACATGATCTTGGCTGGACCTTTCTTCCTTGGTCCTTTGAGATGCTATTTCCATGGccttggaaagaaaacaaaaatcacctTCCTTCACATTCAACCCACAGAACATACATCCATTACCCAGAAACCTGGCTTTACCACTGGTTTTTTACTAGAGTTTGAtccctcatctgtgaaatcaGAAGGAAAAGGTCTCTGGAAGCTGTCACGATGAACAGAAATGATGCTAAACCCCGAGTCCTCAGAAGTGACACAGAAATGCCACCACTACCGCTGCTTCCTGTTCCTCCCAGTCTCGGCCCCACCTCACCTTCGAGAGATACGCATCCATGTTTTCGGATGTAATTGATGGATCCGTGACAAATTCAAAGAGCTCCCGCACAGTCATCACAGCAACGCCATGCTTCAGAAAGAAATCTGCCAGAGAAGATGCTTGTGAGGGCTCTGTGAGGGAAAAGGTTGCTATTCCAATCTCTTCACAGACAAAGAGATAAAATTCACCATCCCTGGGCCAAGGGTGTCAGTATCACTGAGTCAAACGATTCAGTGCCACGGTTCTCTCTCAACAGCTTAGCGGAGCATGGAGCTACAGGTGCAAACAAGCTGGGGAGAAGCCCAGTCTCCACTCACCATTGACGTTGGCGCAGTCCTTTCTCAAGAACTCCAAGGCATGAGGGTGGTCGTGCTCCACGGACTGAGAAACATCGATGATGTGCACACCTCCGCCATGGTACCTGCGTGGGCCAGGGCACAGGGCTGAGCCACGCTGCCACCACACTGGCCCAGGGGCCAGGCCAAGGGCCTAGGGCACACCGCTGCTTGCCTGCATCTTgtttaaaactttctattttaagaGCAACAGAAGACACTAATAATGTGACCAAAGTGGATAAGGAGAAGAGCCACTGTGACTAACAAgagatgaaaactgaaaaatttccAAAGTCCTTTTAACCCCACCAGTGATCAGAGCACTCAATCCTGTGCCTGAGGCCACCAAACACGTCCTACCCTGTGACCCTGTGGAAGCCAACTTGAAAACTGAGAATTTAGATGACTTCTTGGATTGGGATTTAGTTCATTTCCCTAAAGGATGTGATGGGACTCGTGGAGGGTCACGTGGGTCACCCACTCACAGCATGTTGAATTCACTGAGGTCCGCGTGCACCAGCCTGGCGTCCTGGTACATTCTCCTCATGTACTCGATCACTTGCATGTACAACTCCCGAGCCTTGGACTCTGATAACTGGACGTTTTTCAAGAGCGGCGCTGGCCTTgaacaaaaataaagtgaacaACTCAGATAAGCAGACTCAAGTTTTTCTTGCTTCCTGCTACACTGTTACACACTCTTCTCTTCTATGGTTCCTCACTGATCAGTTTAGTTCTCTCTAGAGATACGGTTCTAAAGAGCTGTCCACAAACAGGTGCTCTGCCAGCATAAGACATTCCTGAAAAACAAGGTGAGCGCTGTTGCTCTGAAGCATTCTGAGACTTAAAAAggttaaacaaattaaaaacccTATGTActaatagagtgggaaagacttaTTAAAAGATATTCCAAGACAAAACGAACTATTTAAACGGGAAATATTCATATATTGGATGATTCATAGCACTTAAAAATACAATGCTGGGCATGTAATTACTAGCTCTCCCAGGCACTCACATGTCATCTTTGCCGATGAAACCCATGACGAGAACATGACTTCGCAGCAGGATGGGTTCTGGGCACGGAACCTCTGCTGTGTTTAGCCTGTGAtacaaaagcagaagaaaaggacaaatgagAAGCTGAAACCAACGCTCTAAAGCCTCTACTCTGAAACAACGGGCAGTGCACTTCCTCACAGTGCAGGACTGACAGGCTATGAGCAAATGGCACCCCAGCCTCTTGAGCTATCACTTCATTCCCTAACCTCTAAGATGCCAAGGACTGTCAGTGGCACCGTGACACATCACCAAGAATGGCAAAGCACTGGCAACTGAACTAGGTCCCACAGCCTCGAACACCCAGTTCAAAGCCAGAGGTGTTAAAACTATGAAGACAACACAGAAGGTATGTTTGCGATTCTCTTTTGAGTTGATCAGTGTGAACAATGATTAATAAAAATAGTGGACTCATGGCCAGTCGCTAATTGAGCATAAGATTTCAAAACAACTTTCAAACAAGCAGACTTGGTTgtctttcagttgctaagtcgtgtccgactctttgggacatcatggactgcagcatgtcaggcttccttgtccttcactatctcctggattttACTTAATAGTACAAAAATATCCAGTGTATGACACCTAGATATagcaaataaaatgttaaaaaatatttgaaggagagaaagaagacctTCATTATTTGAAGTATATTTAAAACTTCAAATGAGGAAGCCTAAAGATGCCTTTACTTGATACAAAGGTGCCAAGGCAAAGAATATACAAATGTGTccagagttggactgaagaagaGGAAACTACGATCGAGAGTTCGGGGCCTAACAAAACTGCCTCACAGGCCAGCACCTGCACAAAATGACACGTCATCCTCCCAACCTGCTCGTGTCACCTGCCTGCTTCAAATCCTGCAGGCTCTCTATCACCCTCACAGTAAACTCGAAACCTCACGTGGCTCCCAAGGCTTTTCACGTGACCCAGCCTTGCCCAGTAAACATGAGTCATGGCAGAATTCTTCCGCGATGGGTTTGTACAACAGGGAGAGAAGGTGGTTGTTATTTGCTCAGAAACATTTCCTCTGTTTACCCCTGCACATCTAAGGGACAGCCCTGAGAGTCCCTGGCCCTGGCAGAATCACAGCAGGTCTGCTGGGAGTGAAGCACCGCGGCTGACAGCCAGACACGGAACACACAGACATCCCCCCCCCAAGTCACCTGCTGCATGCATGCGCACACATACCCCCCCACCCTAGACAGTCACCTGATTAAGttcctcatttccttctctgcccacGTTTTCACCATTTTTCTGGGGTTGCCTTTACAGTAGCCATGGCGAAATCTTGAATGAGAAAAATACTTGTTATTTCAATCATTCCATTATTCTAGTTTTTACTTTTTAGGATATAGAAATTAAgccacttggggaaaaaaaaatctgagctgACCTGAATTCCCCACTGACATACTTATCCCGGTCTTTGAACACCAGAATTGAAGTTTTGTAAATTTTGATTGCTCTGCTCTCTCCATTTGCTGTGCGAGCATGATATACATTAGCCTATTTTaagtcaaaaacaaaagaaattaagtaTGTTTTGCTTTTGTAATCTATTTGACTCTATCCTTGAAAGTTAAAAAGTCCAGTAAACTGAAATAATATGCATAAAGAATACCATCCTCTTTTGAATATGTGAATTAAAATATACAACATAATACTAAAAGGTATAGTAACTATACCTCCTACTTACATATATAGTAAAGaacaatttaaatatatgttagatagacaaagaaaacaaacttatggttaccaaaggggaaaggtgaggggaAGGATTAATTAGGAggctgggattaacagatacacgctATTATATACAAaaaggataaccaacaaggacccactagatatatatatgtctgaATCACTGAgatgcacacctgaaactaacacaacacggcaaatcaactacacttcaataaagaaTAATTCAAAAACAAGTCTTCGAATTAAATAaatacctacatatatatatatatatatatacacacacacacgagtagtttcagacatttttatatttcaagtATGTGGAAAATATCTGAAGACATTCTCATATCTCATGATTTGTAAAGTGAGTCTCACTGAGAACTGCTTCTCATAGAATAAGTTGCTAACTGGAAAGTAACATGCCTGTCTTTCCCCACAGCCATACTGAGAAAGACGTGTGCTGACTCGCAGAGACTagacccccgcccctgcccccagcataACTGTCTGACCATCTGAACCGGTGCTGGGCATGCCAGGATGGGCTGACAGCACTGGGGAGGCACACTTCTGTGCACAGCTCCTCCCGGCCATAACCCAGCCGTTTTTAAGAAATGGCACTGATTCAACTATCCCGATTTGGCACAGTTTATTTACTAAGTTTGCCTGAGTTTcactttggggggggggggggtgcttccctggtggctcacatggtaaagaatctgcctgtaatgcaggagaccagggattaattcctgggatgggaagatcccctggagaagggaagggcaacccactccagtgttcttccccggagaatcccacgggcagaggagcctggcgggcacagtccatggaggtgcaaCAAGTAGGATGTGGCTGAGCAACtgccactttcacttcagtttcaCCTTGGATTCTGAAGTAAGCAAGCGAGCATGGAGACATTCAGACATCCAAAGACTGGCTCACCTCTTTTCCGGTGCTGATGCAGCCATTGATCTCTGCTATAACTCCCCTCGTCAGCATCTTGAACAGGATCATTCGTGTTCTGGGGTCCAACACCTAAatagaaatgcgaaaaagcagaACGTTCAGACACAGTGGACCAAGGATCTCTCACAGAAGCATTAGACGCGAACCTGGAGCTAAGCACACTGTGCCATCTGCTCGGCGAAGAGACAGTCGCGATGGCACAGTTTCAATCACTCATCCGCAGTGAGTAAAATGTGAGATGAGACCCAAAGGAGCCAGGGAGGCAAGAAACCAGAAGGTTCACCCAGTCGGGGAAATCAAAGGCCAACAGGTCCAAGGGAAGCAGAAACTGACTTCAGACCCATGACAGCTACCAGAAATACAATCAAACCAGAGGTAACTTTGTATTTTTCAGCCATCAtggaaacaggtgaaattaacctctattttatttaacccagtatATCTAAAACACTATTGTTTTAACAAGTGGCAAAGAAAGAAGTTATCAGAGAGAGCCTTATTCTGTTTCTCACACACAGTCttcaaagcctggtgtgctgtacaATGCCAGCACACGACAAGCCAGCCCAGTGGCTGCCCTGGACACAAAGCTCCAAGCGACCACCAGCACTCTGCAGCTCATGAGTCAAACTGGCCACAGCCTGGTTTCTCTACAGCCTGCAAGCTGAAAATGGATTCTACATACTGAAATGTTAAAAATTGGGAATTCTCTGgaagtccagcagttaggactctccactacagagggcctgggttcaatctctggtcagggcaTTAAGATCCTTCAAGTGgcatggtgcagtcaaaaaaaaaaaagagagaactgtGACCCACAATGCCAGAGGTGTTTATCATTTAGCTCTGTAAAGAGCTGGCCAACCCCTGCTAGAGGTGGGTAAAACGGGGAAAGGCTTATCTCCTTCAAGGTCAGAGCAGTCAGTCTCAAGTAAAATGCAACCTCAGATTCGCTTTAACAAACAGAAGGCAATGAATTTAAAGGGTGTTATGCCTGTTCAGTAACTTAGAAGAAAATCTGAAGATTCATGTCTGACTGAGTCCCTGCTGCACACCCAGAACTAACATGGAACTGTAGGTCAACAGGGCTTCAGTTCAATACATGGAATGCTCTGGAATACCACTATTCCAAATGTGTCTGTGCTATGTGTATGGGACGGGTAGGGAGGTTGGCAGGGGGCAGAAGCGATGGTCTGACCTGTTTCATCACTCTCTTCCCATCAGATACCTGGGTCAATTCCAATATCCAATCACAACCTTTGACACGTGGTGGGGAAAGTTGGGTTTCCCCCCGCATTCCTGCATAAAGAATAACACAAGTCTAACTTCTAAACCAAGTAAGGGATTCTAATTGAATATCTGAAGGCAttactgtctctctccttttctctacacacacacctacacacccacacacccacacccacacccacacttTGTGGTAGATACCTGACTCATCTCCTGGGAAGGCTCACAAAATTTCCGCAGACCTTGtttaagacaaaagaaaagattCCTGGTCTTACAGGCAGTTCTGCTTCCCCCAAGAATATGAAAGCACTGCTGGGTGGCTTCATGGGCCATTCTGCAGGGCATGATTCTAATTCATCTATTTAAAGTGCtttcagaaataaagcaaaatgtagATCTCTAAACTCAAAACTATGAGGAGGAGCAATTTTACACAAAAGCAATTCTAGGTGACATTAGCATGAAGCAAGGAGGATCAAAGCAAATCATGATTCAAAGACAGAAGCACTACTTTAAAGAGTGCAACACATTCATTTACACCATACCTGTTCTACAGTTGCTCTGTCCGCCTTATCTTTGATGCGATACCTaagacaaaaccaaaaaagtAAAGATGACATTCAAAATTCAGAGGAGCCAAAATCAAAAGATTCTAAATGTACATTATTCCATGATATTCCTAAGCAGGTAGTTCTTTAATAACGCATTTCATAACCTCGTTGTAGTTTCACCATTGTGTGAAACTTCACTGCCTTTAACAAGCCGTTCAGTTCCCTAGGGCAAAGGGAGCGTATctgcagtaagaaaaaaaaactttcatccATATTTCAGAAGGATTAAATAAGAGTAGTGGGGTAAAACAAACTATGCTGGAAAAAGAGAACAAGTCTGTAAGTACTATTTCTTAAACCGTTAATGATTTTCTCAGTACAGAATTAAAGTAATTTATAAGGCTTTCTCTTCAGAGTCCTTTTCTACAAAGAAACAAGCTTTTATCATTTCAACACAGCTACTGCACAAAAACATAGACTCTGATTACTTTGGCTCATATACTATGTGACTCAATTCACAGACTAACCTAAACCAATGAAAGATCCAAACAGGCAGTTTAGTGAAATACGATGGGCTGTTTCTCAAAAAGCTGGTATCCCTTATGTGTAATAATAAACCGGAAGAAAATTGCGTTTTAATTTTAAGTTCAGTTCTAACACTGCTATTTTTATGATCTTAGTGTTTTCTGTAACATATTGTTAATGCTTTAGAGTTATTAGCAACAGGAGGTGAGCCAAATCTTAAACATTTGTTTTTGAGAATAGAAATGTAAATGGAAACTGTTTTCAGTTAAACTATTTAGTTTTAAATCTGCTCTTACATTTTTAAGGctaccccagtggctcagttggtaaagaatctgcctgcaatgcaggagacccgggtttaatccctgggtagggaagatcccctggaggaggaaatggcaacccacttcagtattcttgcccagagaatcccatggacagaggagctgggcatgtccagtctgtgggattgcaaagagttggacacaactgagcaactaactttcactttccattttaaaaaaatacttcatgGAAGGGACCAATCCTTAATAAGCTCTAAAAAGGGGACATTTTTTTATACTCTACCATTTTAGTTTAAACTGAAATCTACAAGCACTGTTACCCTGAGAGCACTTTCATGAATTTTACACGATTATAGTTTTAGCACAGATTTCTTAAGAAAACTCATCTAATATTTTCAAGTTAGAAGGCACAGGATATCCTCACTTAAACTTAAGAATTGGTTTAGGTATAAAAAGGAACATCCTTTGTAAAAGAATTACGACAGACGTGCTACTATCTGTCTACAATTAGTTCATATCAGTCACGTTTTATTTACTTTACTGTATATACTTGATATCTTACTTACATATCTGCTTCCTTTTGTCGAGACTTTTCAGTGACTTTGTTTATTACAGAATCAGTAACATTTAgcttatctaaaaaaaaaatccacaacatAAACAACATATAAGCCAAAGTTTCTAAACAGGATACTTtccccctttcccttctctactttctaaatattttattacacgGAGTTATGTATTTTAGTAATGAAaagtgtgttttgtgtttttaaggGTAAGCACTTACTTACTAACAAAGATGATCACTTTCATCATGACAGGTGTCATTTCTCAGCCAGAGAAATCTAGATTCAGAAATCCCTAAAAAATATTCTATCTGCTCTTTCAGACATTTAATATTTTGTACAACTATCATAAATATTATAATTCTAAAAATGTCAGTTTCACTTCCAATTACAGGTCTGTGCTAGGGATGATCAGATGTGAGAGCTGTCATACCAGGCTCCTAACAGCCTTCGTCTACGAGAGAAAGAAGACCCCGTGTTTCCCAAGAGGCTTCAAATTCACACTGTGATTCCCTGGATTCGACAGGTCATTAAATGATTAATGCCACACCGAAAGTCAAACAAAATGTGATTACATTCAATAGTTGATTATATTCAACACTTGATTATATTCAAGTGTTTCCACCATTCTACTACAAGGTAACCCTACTACAAATCTAATACAGAACCGATGATAACCTGATTGAGCATCTGtacctttgtatttccataacaGGAGAGAACATAGGACTAAAGAAGTGTCAGCTAGAGTCTCTTCTTGAAGTCATGTTTTTAATTactaaattttaatttcctttaagctTTATTATTTACCCTGTAACACTGAATATACCCATTGATTgatctaataaaattttataacagtTTTTGTTGTCTTTGAAGAGTCTTCTCATTACCTAGTGAGAGGAACTGTATCTTAAAAACTCACCTAGATTAATTTTATTCTCAAATTTCCGTAAAACTTTGTCTGCTGGAGTAGACATTTTGGCTGCATTGAAGCTGGGAGTCTGTCTATTGGCCTAGAAGAAATGAGTTCCAGAGATGAAAGCTCTAGATATACATACAAGCCTAAATTTCATCCCATCTTCCCTTGGTTCATAGTTAATTATTAGGGAGTACCCTAAGGGAAGGGAAGGATCAATTACATTTGCCCAAGAGGGTTTTAAAAATGCACTTGAAATATGCTAGACATTCAGAGAcgtcttcttttttaaaaggactttttGTGGCTCTGGAATTTACTAAAAGATCTGCAGGCTATGTTGCTCTGCAGTCCTAGGCTACACAGACTTTCATTCTTCATCATTTCCATATTGCTGATAATGATGTGGATTCATTCCAtaatcagtaaatttaaaaattatttaaatcatcATAAGATTAAGAGCCTTAAAAAAACTGCCTGGGAGAAGACACAAATATGCAGTTCACTGCAAATAgtaacaaaacagagaaaagtgCAGCTTAACtagtaaataaagaaaagcacATTAAGTATGTAGAGGTGCTTTGTTTTCACTTATGAACAGACAAGAGACACTTAGCGCCTaatggggacacaggttcagtttaGCAAAGTGAACAATTCGGGAGCCGGACCCTGGTGAGAGTGCGCAGCACCGCTGAACACTGAACTGTGCAGTTAGCTGTGGTGAAGACACGGTAcactttatattatgtgacttttaccacaacaGAAAACAACTCAAGAGGACATAAGCAAACAACACAAAGACATACAGGACTGTGTATAAAATACCTGAGGGTTACTCCCTCCACCTGAAGCGAAACACCGGGTGAGCTTTCCGACTCCATCGCCCCAGGCCCAGTCATCGTCATCGTCATCCTCCCCGTCCTCCTCCTCTTCCGGCTCACTCTCACCCATCTTCTCATTGGCGTTACTCTGAAGGTCTTCAAATACAACATCACCTTCCTCTTTGACGGTATTCAAGTCAATGTTTTCACTAGAAATAACAATGTTTTAGCCTGTTTACACATTCTTAATTGGacttacatatgtatttatttaagagAGAGTAGACGAATCTATACAGATATATCAAAAAGGTTCAGTTACAACATGTATCGCCCAATAAATTCAAACTTAATACCAAGTTGTCCTGTTTCTGAGTTCTATTTCAGCTGTTGGGTGATTCTCCAGGTCCGACTAAAGAAGTCGTATTCATCAGGTTATTAAATCTGCTCCTGCCTTTGTTATTTCTCTGCTGAATGAATTAGCTCTGATCAGCACAGCAGACCTGAACTCCAGGAAAACCACTCACAAAGCTGCTCTAAGAGCACACAGGGGAGGCTTTCTGACAAATCTTGGGAATAAGTCTAAAGCTTTATTTCAAGCCTTACCTTGAACTCAATTATCACTCTACAACGAAAAAAAGCTTTATCAAGACTTGTGTTACACAAAGAACTTCAAATCACCCTTGCTCCTGAAAGGAAGGATGGTGACGAGAAGCAGCACAAATGGGAGAAGAGGGCCGGGTATAACTAAATGGGAGAAGCGGGGATTGTCAAACCCAGAGAACTGGCCCAGAGTAAGGGATTACAACTAACAGGGTCTGTTTTTGCCATGTGAAAATTCAGACCAGCGTTACTGAATCTTCTTAGTTTCTCAAGAGAAGCCAGAACTCTGCACTTTTGTGGAAAATCTCCCACTTAACTGGTGTGTTCAATTTTAACAAACCACTGTGCACACCAACACAACATGTCTGCAGGTCAGATTCCCAAGAGGCAATACTACCAGTTTTGAGGCATCAGGTGGAGAGCAAGTATAGAAATCACGTAAAAAACACAATGATACGCATTTCAACACAGGCAGAGAGGAATTTAAGTAAATTCAGATGAGCAATCCTGACTCATTAATTAGCCACGGCTTAGAGGGCTCCAAATCTCCATGGATACGGCTGGGAAGAGAACAAATAATCATTAACCCCCTGCTGTTTATTAGAATTTCATAACCATAATCCATCAATCGATCCTTCAGACTGCCAACAACCTCAAGTGGCATGTTAAAGCTATACTGTCACTTGTACCACAGCTTCTCCACCTCAGCTGGGCAATCCCTTGCTGTGGGCGGTGGTCCTGTGCAGCAGCATTTCTGGCCCGAACTTTCCAGATGCCACGAGTGCACAACCACCCCAAGCTGTGACAATGTCTCCCAAGTTCCTGGAGTCGGCAAAACCCACTGGTTTACATCTTCACAGTGTCCAGTGCACACTCGTGACTGTTCACCAGTCGCACGGGCTCTGTTTCTTCCTCCCACTTGACTTAGTCCCTAGGGACCGCTGCACGCTCACCTGAAAACACTGACCTGCAATGCCTTCCTCATTTCTCTGGCTAAATACTACATACCCTTCCAGTAATTAACTTTGCTCAGGGAAGGCTGCCCGGTTCTTCTCCTCTGTACTACTTACCCAAAACTCATACAAATAATTTGTCCAGTTACTGAATAGGTGGCCCCTGATAGAATGCAACCTCTGTCACCCAGGGGAACATTTACCAATGTATCAAGATCAAGTGATATAAGATCTGTCACACAGAAAGCGAT from Ovis canadensis isolate MfBH-ARS-UI-01 breed Bighorn chromosome 20, ARS-UI_OviCan_v2, whole genome shotgun sequence includes:
- the RIOK1 gene encoding serine/threonine-protein kinase RIO1 produces the protein MDYRRLLMSRVVPGQFDDADSSDSENIDLNTVKEEGDVVFEDLQSNANEKMGESEPEEEEDGEDDDDDDWAWGDGVGKLTRCFASGGGSNPQANRQTPSFNAAKMSTPADKVLRKFENKINLDKLNVTDSVINKVTEKSRQKEADMYRIKDKADRATVEQVLDPRTRMILFKMLTRGVIAEINGCISTGKEANVYHARTANGESRAIKIYKTSILVFKDRDKYVSGEFRFRHGYCKGNPRKMVKTWAEKEMRNLIRLNTAEVPCPEPILLRSHVLVMGFIGKDDMPAPLLKNVQLSESKARELYMQVIEYMRRMYQDARLVHADLSEFNMLYHGGGVHIIDVSQSVEHDHPHALEFLRKDCANVNDFFLKHGVAVMTVRELFEFVTDPSITSENMDAYLSKAMEIASQRTKEERSSQDHVDEEVFKRAYIPRTLTEVKNYERDMDIMMKLKEEDMAMNAQQDNILYQTVTGLKKDLSGVQKVPALLESQVQEETGSDSEDAGSVECSDTDSEEQGDHAGSRKPPADLEVDRKERKKMVKEAQREKRKNKIPKHVKKRKEKAAKMKRGK